One window of the Pyrus communis chromosome 17, drPyrComm1.1, whole genome shotgun sequence genome contains the following:
- the LOC137723210 gene encoding copper chaperone for superoxide dismutase, chloroplastic/cytosolic-like encodes MAFLRSVATTAVIAAASAFPAAVALSSFSSSSSSVSFRFPKPQNLSFLSSVPSLRNPNPPFLATSFARSPSAIQMDAPTSEQKQSFQSDGALPELLTEYMVDMKCDGCVKSVKNKLETVDGVKSVEVDLNSQVVRVLGSTPLKTMTEALEQTGRKARLIGQGIPEDFLVSAAVSEFKGPIIFGVVRFAQVNMELARIEANFSGLTPGKHGWSINEFGDLTEGAASTGKVFKPSNEAKEPLGDLGTLVSDESGNAFFSGVKEKLRVADLIGRSIAIYETADKLDSGIAAAVIARSAGVGENYKKLCTCDGTTIWESTGNNFVASEV; translated from the exons ATGGCATTTCTGAGGTCAGTGGCCACGACTGCTGTCATAGCTGCTGCCTCTGCATTTCCTGCGGCCGTTGCcctttcttccttctcttcttcttcctcctctgtaTCGTTTCGAttcccaaaaccccaaaacctctcctttctctcctccgTGCCTTCTCTGCGGAACCCAAATCCTCCGTTCCTCGCTACAAGCTTCGCCCGCTCCCCCTCGGCTATCCAGATGGACGCGCCCACATCGGAGCAAAAGCAATCCTTTCAG AGTGATGGCGCTTTGCCGGAGCTACTG acggagTACATGGTGGATATGAAATGTGATGGATGTGTCAAGTCTGTAAAGAACAAGTTAGAAACTGTGGATG GAGTAAAAAGTGTAGAGGTAGACCTCAACAGTCAAGTCGTCAGGGTTCTGGGTTCAACGCCTTTGAAGACCATGACTGAAGCTTTGGAGCAGACTGGTCGAAAAGCAAGATTAATTGGGCAGGGGATTCCTGAAG ATTTCTTGGTTTCTGCTGCTGTTTCTGAGTTCAAGGGTCCAATTATTTTTGGTGTGGTTCGTTTTGCTCAGGTGAATATGGAATTGGCTAGGATTGAGGCCAACTTTAGTGGATTAACACCTGGAAAACATGGTTGGTCTATCAACGAATTTGGTGATCTAACGGAAGGTGCTGCAAGCACTGGAAAAGTATTTAAGCCATCAAATGAAGCAAAGGAG CCGCTTGGTGACCTGGGAACACTGGTAAGTGATGAGAGTGGTAATGCCTTCTTCTCTGGGGTCAAAGAGAAGCTGAGAGTTGCGGATCTTATCGGGCGGTCAATAGCGATATATGAAACTGCTGATAAATTGGACTCTGGTATCGCGGCTGCTGTGATTGCTAGAAGTGCTGGAGTCGGGGAGAACTACAAAAAGCTTTGCACTTGTGATGGAACCACCATATGGGAATCAACTGGCAACAACTTTGTCGCCAGCGAGGTCTGA
- the LOC137723211 gene encoding nudix hydrolase 14, chloroplastic, with amino-acid sequence MLQAWKPLRLNSLAKTLRLSSSSPTRLPIQSFSCKMSSDSPPLTHSITLPSQLAEPVQIVAAPNISPSEFRTAIDSSLFKQWLKNMESESGVLSGGGLFLKRVLIQGVDMFGNRIGFLKFVADVIDKETGKKVPGIVFARGPAVAVLILLDSEGKTYAVLTEQVRIPVGRIILELPAGMLDDDKGDFLGTAIREVEEETGICLKQKDMVDLTAFLDESTGRRIFPSPGGCDEEISLFLFRGPVDKGIIEQLQGKETGLREHGELIKLCVVPYEKLWCTTADAKVLAALTLYEMAKRGGLLPPPKA; translated from the exons ATGCTTCAAGCTTGGAAACCACTGAGGCTGAACAGTCTCGCGAAAACACTCCgcctttcctcttcttctcccaCTCGCCTTCCAATCCAATCCTTCTCCTGCAAAATGTCGTCCGACTCGCCGCCCTTAACTCACTCCATCACTCTCCCTAGTCAACTCGCCGAACCCGTCCAGATCGTTGCCGCCCCCAACATCTCCCCTTCCGAGTTCAG GACCGCCATCGATTCGTCTTTGTTCAAACAGTGGCTGAAGAACATGGAAAGTGAAAGTGGGGTTTTAAGTGGCGGCGGCTTGTTTCTTAAACGAGTTTTAATTCAG GGTGTTGATATGTTCGGAAATCGAAttgggtttttgaaatttgtagCAGATGTGATTGATAAAGAAACTGGGAAAAAG GTTCCAGGTATTGTGTTTGCACGAGGACCGGCTGTGGCCGTGCTAATCCTTTTGGACTCAGAGGGCAAGACCTATGCTGTTCTTACTGAACAG GTTAGAATCCCGGTTGGAAGGATCATATTGGAATTGCCTGCTGGAATGTTAGATGATGACAAGGGTGATTTTCTCGGCACTGCAATCCGTGAG GTTGAAGAGGAGACTGGTATATGcctaaaacaaaaagatatgGTGGACCTCACGGCCTTCCTCGACGAATCTACTGGACGCAGAATTTTTCCTTCACCA GGAGGGTGCGATGAAGAAATAAGCCTATTTTTGTTCAGAGGGCCGGTGGATAAAGGGATTATTGAGCAGCTGCAAGGGAAAGAAACAGGTCTTCGTGAACATGGCGAGCTGATTAAGCTCTGCGTGGTTCCGTATGAAAAGCTCTGGTGCACAACAGCTGATGCAAAGGTTTTAGCAGCCCTTACGCTTTATGAAATGGCCAAAAGAGGAGGGCTCTTGCCTCCGCCAAAAGCCTGA